The DNA sequence TCGGTGACACGGCTGGTGCAATCTCGTATCTTGAGAAGATCGAGGGAAGAAATCGCGGTTTCGATCTTCTTATAGCTTACAGCACAATCATGGACAGCCTTTGCAAGGATGGGATGCTATGCCTGGCTTTGAATTTCTTCTCGGGAATGACCTGTAAAGGTATTCAACCTGATCTCGTCGCTTATAATTCATTGATTCATGGCCTTTGCAGCTTTGGTAGATGGAATGAGGCTGCAGCTCTTTTCGGTAACATGATGACAAAGGGAATCGTACCAAATGTGCAAACTTTTAATGTTTTAGTTGACAATTTCTGCAAAGAGGGGAAGATTTCAAGGGCAAAAACTATAATGTGTTTCATGGTCCATGTGGGTGTGGAACCTGATGTTGTCACGTATAATTCAGTTATTAGTGGTCATTGTTTGCTAAGTCAAATGAATGATGCCGTGAAAGTATTTGAGTTGATGATTCACAAGGGCCTCTTGCCAAATGTTGTAACTTATAGTTCATTAATCCATGGATGGTGTAAAACTAGAAACATAAATAAGGCTATCTTTGTGTTGGATGAGATGGTTAATAATGGACTAAATCTGGATGTTGTCACTTGGAGCACTCTTATTGGGGGCTTTTGCAAAGCAGGGAGACCAGAAGCTGCCATAGAATTGTTTTGTACAATGCACGAGCATCACCAACTTCCCAATCTCCAAACATGTGCCATTATTTTGGATGGACTATTCAAGTGTCAATTTCATTCTGAGGCAATATCATTGTTTAggaagatggagaagatgaatttgGAACTTAATATCGTAACATACAACATTGTTCTGGATGGAATGTGTAGTTTTGGAAAATTCAATGATGCACGAGAACTCTTTTCGTGTTTGCCAAGTAAAGGCATACAAATTGATGTTGTTGCTTATACCACAATGATTAAAGGTCTATGTAAAGAAGGACTATTGGATGATGCTGAAGACTTATTGATGAAAATGGAAGAGAATGGCTGTCCCCCAAATGAGTTCACTTATAATGTCTTAGTCCGAGGATTGCTGCAAAGATATGATATTTCAAGATCAACAAAATACCTTATGCTAATGAAAGGCAAAGGTTTATCAGCAGATGCTACTACAACAGAATTGCTTATCAGCTACTTCTCtgctaataaagaaaatagtgCATTACAAGTGTTTTTGCAGAAGTTTGTTTGAGTATTTAATAGTGGTTGAAATACCAACATTTTCGTTAGGGCCAACTGGTTCTGAAATAGGTGCATGGAAAAGAAACAATCATATACATCTGATGACTCATGCATGTTAATTAACATGCTGCTTAACTATGGTCCCTTTCTGAAAGTGATTTAGAGCTGCGTCAGGGTCTTTAGCCAACCATCGGTGCCAATGAAGCTAGTACTTGCCATCTTACTAACGGTTGATGAATCCAAATTCTTTAACCAACTTACTCGCTTGGAAGTGTCAGAACCAGGTCCAGAATTCCCATACTCAGCGAATGTTATGTGATCcctgtaaaaattaattaatggatTAGTTATTATAGATGAAAACCCAAAGCAAGCAAAATAAacgaaataattaattaatcaaataaatgaaACACAAAAGGTTGTACAatgagaataatttttattttaaaaatatgagaaataaaattagaatcaTATACCAAAAAGGTTTATCCTAGTTGATTTGGACATGATGATCTttgattttttagaataaaaaaaatataattgtacaTGGatgttgattaaattaaaagatggttATAACTACAcgctttcaaaaaatatatgtattttgttttttcaattttgatgatttaaattaaagcatttcaattattttttttaaaacaatcaaCCACACTTCTCATCACACGACTCTATTTTTAAGTCATGAATTGAACCATGGTTCTTAGTTAAGAAATACAAATGTTGAATCacaatttttgataaattatacattttttcaaATCTAGATTGCTTTTACAATTCAAGTATTTCAAGTGACATATTGTAGCAAGGCTTTTCGAAAAATTGTTTACGGCCTAAATTAGGGTTGCAACATGATAGTTTTTGTGGctttttcaatcaaaattgtGACCATTAGTGAATGTGGCCAGAATTTAAAACCTTAATTATAGGTTAGGTTCTATGGATCTAGCTAGCATTACTCTAAATTGATCATGCATATATAAGTGACGTGTGTTTGTTTATGTGGAGAAAATGGAGTCTAGAAGAAGGAGGATCTTACTCTTGGCCAGCGAAGCCCCATGGCTGCCAACCTAATGGTTGTAtaatgttggacattttagtatTATAGAAAATAACTCTAGCATAACCTCTCCATGGTCTTCCCAAGTAAGTTGTACCATTTCCAATGATATTGCATTGCTTAAAAACAAACCCATTTGAATCGTTTGGATCTGTTCTCCCTTGTGCGGTGATAAAACCAATAATGCCAGGACCAAGATTAGCATCAATAGCGGATATGGTACAGtcctgaaaaaataaattatataatcaaaattatctTTCCATTTATTATATTCAAAACAATTGTTCCACACTTTAATATTCACATTATATTGTTGTGCATTGTGGATTGGGATGCATCCTTTTATATCCAATATCTTAATATAtccaccaaaaaataaaaatcattgttaCCACCTCATATAAAGATTGGGCAGTGCCGAAGATAAAATCCACAGCACCTTGAATTGTACAAGACTTGAAGTAATGTCTTCCTTGTTCATCCCACAGAGTGTCTTGCAAACCAAAGAAGCCAACGTCATAGAAGTATGCACTATcttattgattattaattagCTACAgctattagattaggatttgcCATGTATTCTCAGCAAAATAGAGAACACATTAACAAGGGTTTTTAAAACTTTAGACGAAAGAACTTTTCATCATTTACATTTAACAGGATCAATCAGGATCTTCTTTGCAACAAATGGCATAAATTCATAGGTAGCAACGAGTtagcataaataaataacataaaactaTTCATTACAGTTCAGTTCATGGAAAAATGAATGGGAGAGAAGAATATGAATGACCAAAGTATAAAGAAAAACGTTTTCATTAatgttttgaaatatatataaaaaaaaaacttcaaaagaatgaaataaataaataaagcaatTTGTTTTCTCACCCTAAAGCTAATGGACTTGACGACAACATTGTCAGCCATGGTTGTGAACGTAGGACTCTCTGCACTTGAATCATGGTCATCCCACTCAACAAAAGTGTTCTTTTGTCCCTCGCCTTCTAGTACGATGAAAGGCTTGTCAAAACTGATCTTCACCTTTTCCCTTTCAACATGTAACACATATTATTCGTATTATTTGAGGATACAAATTAATATTGGAATCGAATTGGTAGACATTACATTACATTTCATAACGTAATTTCAGTCattcaagagaatttttttaatattatatatgcaCATACATAACAAATCGAACATGTATTGAAATATCATCGGTCACCAAACATGAGTCAAATCCTAAATTGCAGCTAATTAAACTATTTCATATCCtagtcaaattttaattatttccgTTAAATCTCGGACAATTTTAAAAGCttgcaattaaaaataaaaaataagaaaataagatgTATACTGATAGCGTAAAGTTTTGTTTGaatatcaaacataattttcttaaagcaaaactatttattaatagagagaatcaaacataatttcaaaattgttATAAATGGTTGAAAATACTAatgtaaaatcttttaaatttggtaATGACATTATCAAAATATGACATGTTGTATATatgtaacaaatattaattataaattaaatcctGAATTTGATTGAACATAATGGAGGAAATTGCTTATTAATTTTTACCTGTAGGTGCCTGCCTTCACATAGATATAAACCCAATTCTTGTTGTCAGAAGAAATTGAATCAATAGCAGATTGTATCGTAGAGAAGTCTCCATTCCCCGATAAGTCCACAATAATTGTCCCGGAAGAAGAATGGGATGTTTTGTTTGCaatttgtttattgtttctttgttcgtgatgatgatggtgatgatgattgTGATTAGCAtgcactaacactattttaacACTcgtcaaaaaaaagaaaaatgtcaaAAGATACCAACCAAGATACATGGTGATCGCGAGAGAAAACACAAGTTTTTTGAGAGCTGAGAAGTTCAACTCTTGTGTCAATGTAGATTTGTATTTGAAGAGGCAAATTATTTATGGAGTTaataagaagaaagg is a window from the Glycine max cultivar Williams 82 chromosome 2, Glycine_max_v4.0, whole genome shotgun sequence genome containing:
- the LOC100818719 gene encoding probable pectinesterase 29 isoform X1, producing MYLGWYLLTFFFFLTSVKIVLVHANHNHHHHHHHEQRNNKQIANKTSHSSSGTIIVDLSGNGDFSTIQSAIDSISSDNKNWVYIYVKAGTYREKVKISFDKPFIVLEGEGQKNTFVEWDDHDSSAESPTFTTMADNVVVKSISFRDCTISAIDANLGPGIIGFITAQGRTDPNDSNGFVFKQCNIIGNGTTYLGRPWRGYARVIFYNTKMSNIIQPLGWQPWGFAGQEDHITFAEYGNSGPGSDTSKRVSWLKNLDSSTVSKMASTSFIGTDGWLKTLTQL
- the LOC100818185 gene encoding putative pentatricopeptide repeat-containing protein At1g12700, mitochondrial, encoding MLRARGRRASLHWFHLLVRHLGSFSNPTDFRSSSTFTNRAQFLDSMRSLKSEESALSFFHKMVAMNPLPPDKDFATLFGVIVKMKHYATAISLIKHTYSLGVKPDVHTLTIVINCLCHLKHTVFGFSVLGAMFKIGVEPTVVTFATLINGLCAEGNVGAAARFADSLEDMGYESNSYTHGTIINGLCKVGDTAGAISYLEKIEGRNRGFDLLIAYSTIMDSLCKDGMLCLALNFFSGMTCKGIQPDLVAYNSLIHGLCSFGRWNEAAALFGNMMTKGIVPNVQTFNVLVDNFCKEGKISRAKTIMCFMVHVGVEPDVVTYNSVISGHCLLSQMNDAVKVFELMIHKGLLPNVVTYSSLIHGWCKTRNINKAIFVLDEMVNNGLNLDVVTWSTLIGGFCKAGRPEAAIELFCTMHEHHQLPNLQTCAIILDGLFKCQFHSEAISLFRKMEKMNLELNIVTYNIVLDGMCSFGKFNDARELFSCLPSKGIQIDVVAYTTMIKGLCKEGLLDDAEDLLMKMEENGCPPNEFTYNVLVRGLLQRYDISRSTKYLMLMKGKGLSADATTTELLISYFSANKENSALQVFLQKFV
- the LOC100818719 gene encoding probable pectinesterase 8 isoform X2 yields the protein MYLGWYLLTFFFFLTSVKIVLVHANHNHHHHHHHEQRNNKQIANKTSHSSSGTIIVDLSGNGDFSTIQSAIDSISSDNKNWVYIYVKAGTYREKVKISFDKPFIVLEGEGQKNTFVEWDDHDSSAESPTFTTMADNVVVKSISFRTLCGMNKEDITSSLVQFKVLWILSSALPNLYMRTVPYPLLMLILVLALLVLSPHKGEQIQTIQMGLFLSNAISLEMVQLTWEDHGEVMLELFSIILKCPTLYNH